One Lentibacillus cibarius DNA window includes the following coding sequences:
- a CDS encoding flagellar hook-basal body protein — protein MSRTMIQAAVTMNQLQNKLDITGNNLANSQTTGYKNRQAEFSSLLFQEIDNMTAPANAQGRLTPDGIRVGSGAKLGSIDMDFTQGAIQETGRALDTALLGKNHLYQMQVTENGGTETRYTRDGSFYLSPVNNNEEVMLTTKDGHPVLGENGRIVFRDDFDSITIQPDGGVTVKRGNTSEHVGTLAITEAIRPQLLEAAGDNQFRLPDLGELGFTADEVMQAAGTGEPMLKNNALEKSNVDVAKQMTDMISTQRSYQFNARTITMTDQMQGLINQLR, from the coding sequence ATGTCGCGAACAATGATCCAGGCGGCAGTTACGATGAACCAGCTACAAAATAAACTGGATATCACCGGGAATAATCTAGCCAATAGTCAGACGACCGGTTACAAAAATCGTCAGGCAGAATTTTCCTCATTGCTATTCCAAGAGATCGATAACATGACAGCCCCTGCTAACGCACAAGGGCGACTGACACCAGACGGTATTCGAGTCGGTTCAGGGGCGAAGCTTGGTTCGATTGATATGGATTTCACACAGGGCGCCATTCAAGAAACCGGTCGTGCACTGGACACCGCACTGCTCGGGAAAAATCACCTCTATCAAATGCAGGTGACGGAAAATGGCGGAACAGAAACCCGTTACACCCGTGATGGGTCATTTTATTTAAGCCCTGTGAATAATAATGAGGAAGTAATGCTGACAACAAAAGACGGCCACCCGGTACTTGGTGAAAACGGGCGGATTGTCTTTCGTGATGATTTTGATAGCATTACCATTCAACCGGATGGCGGGGTCACGGTCAAACGCGGGAACACGTCTGAGCATGTCGGAACGCTTGCAATTACCGAAGCTATCCGGCCACAATTACTGGAAGCAGCAGGGGACAATCAGTTTCGGCTGCCAGACTTGGGCGAACTCGGATTTACAGCTGATGAAGTGATGCAAGCGGCGGGCACAGGCGAGCCCATGTTGAAAAACAATGCACTGGAAAAGTCGAACGTTGATGTTGCCAAACAAATGACTGATATGATTTCCACACAGCGATCATACCAGTTCAACGCCAGAACCATAACGATGACCGATCAAATGCAAGGATTAATTAACCAGCTGCGATAA
- a CDS encoding flagellar hook-basal body protein, with protein sequence MLRGFYTATSGMIAQQRRQEALSNNIANANTPGYKADQPVVRAFPEMLMYRMGKQHVPIERPVQDPIGSLHTGVYVQENVPNYGQGDVRDTGNSTDLALRNESLPDETGSLFFTVQNADGERRYTRNGNFTVDGNGFLTTQQGYYVLDEAGAPVQTGGMDFDVTEQGVVQADGQATPLGIAYTDNANTLTKEGSGLFRGEAGGIPAGAGYTVRQGALERSNLDATQAMTQMMESYRTFETNQRVLKAYDKSMGKAVSEIARLR encoded by the coding sequence ATGCTGAGAGGATTTTATACAGCAACCAGTGGAATGATTGCCCAGCAGCGACGGCAGGAGGCGCTGTCCAACAATATCGCCAATGCTAACACGCCGGGCTATAAAGCAGATCAGCCTGTCGTCAGAGCATTTCCGGAAATGCTGATGTACCGGATGGGTAAGCAGCACGTCCCGATCGAGCGCCCTGTCCAAGATCCAATCGGGTCGCTACATACGGGCGTTTATGTCCAGGAAAATGTACCGAATTACGGGCAAGGGGATGTCCGCGATACCGGTAATTCAACCGATTTAGCCTTACGTAACGAATCGCTTCCGGATGAGACGGGTAGCTTATTTTTCACCGTTCAAAATGCAGACGGAGAACGCCGCTATACACGCAACGGCAACTTTACCGTTGACGGGAACGGTTTTCTCACGACGCAGCAGGGGTATTACGTGCTTGATGAAGCGGGCGCACCGGTTCAGACGGGCGGCATGGATTTCGACGTCACTGAACAGGGCGTTGTACAGGCTGACGGGCAAGCGACACCCCTCGGGATAGCCTACACGGACAACGCCAACACACTTACCAAAGAAGGCAGTGGCTTGTTCAGGGGCGAGGCGGGTGGAATCCCGGCCGGAGCGGGCTATACCGTTCGTCAGGGTGCGCTTGAGCGTTCCAATCTCGATGCGACGCAAGCCATGACGCAAATGATGGAGTCGTACCGGACGTTTGAAACGAACCAGCGCGTACTGAAAGCTTATGACAAAAGTATGGGCAAGGCTGTTAGTGAAATTGCCCGATTACGCTAG
- a CDS encoding DNA-directed RNA polymerase subunit beta, which yields MPTNQSERTAENKQTRNDEQAVTVLEKERDQEQSVSGEAERKQQNSDESVMEQAEQLQPEAREPSSGAAAAEPAKQPQPKATRTRRKQQRQAGESKKNQRKELAQSADHMTRKEQKQKRKQEKRQHKQPKPRRRIFPIWLRLIVVFVCSVVALVAGSMIGYGVIGDGTPIDALKWETWQHIIDIVTKEG from the coding sequence ATGCCAACGAATCAGAGCGAACGGACAGCGGAAAACAAACAGACACGAAACGACGAGCAAGCCGTCACAGTGCTGGAAAAAGAACGCGATCAAGAACAATCCGTGTCCGGGGAAGCGGAAAGGAAACAGCAAAACAGCGACGAATCAGTGATGGAACAAGCGGAGCAACTGCAACCAGAAGCACGTGAGCCATCGAGTGGGGCGGCAGCCGCAGAACCGGCGAAGCAACCGCAACCGAAAGCAACACGCACCAGGCGGAAACAGCAACGGCAAGCCGGTGAATCAAAGAAAAACCAGCGGAAAGAACTCGCGCAATCGGCTGATCATATGACCCGGAAAGAACAGAAACAAAAGCGGAAACAGGAAAAACGGCAACATAAACAGCCAAAGCCGCGCCGCCGCATATTTCCAATCTGGCTCCGTCTAATTGTTGTATTCGTATGTTCTGTAGTGGCGCTCGTTGCCGGATCCATGATTGGTTATGGCGTGATTGGAGATGGCACCCCGATTGACGCACTCAAATGGGAAACATGGCAGCACATTATCGATATTGTAACGAAAGAAGGATAA
- the spoIIID gene encoding sporulation transcriptional regulator SpoIIID, which produces MHDYIKERTIKIGRYVVETRKTVRLIAKEFGVSKSTVHKDLTERLPEVSPELFNQVKDVLSYNKSIRHLRGGEATRNKYRVDEEEPEDSTAKPIG; this is translated from the coding sequence GTGCACGATTACATCAAAGAAAGGACTATCAAGATAGGGAGATATGTCGTGGAGACGAGGAAAACCGTCCGATTAATAGCAAAAGAATTCGGAGTTTCCAAAAGCACAGTCCACAAAGATTTAACAGAACGCTTGCCGGAAGTAAGCCCGGAACTATTTAACCAAGTCAAGGACGTGCTAAGTTACAACAAATCGATCCGCCATCTCCGTGGAGGTGAAGCAACCCGGAACAAGTATAGAGTAGATGAAGAAGAGCCAGAAGACTCAACCGCCAAACCAATAGGATGA
- a CDS encoding competence protein ComK, which produces MVYIISQQTKAILAKDASYYRSLILEVSRRRHSVYHPERIIDNTCVLNGATLEGRRGSVKRLLNVCSKVPVPVIQEQGVYMLPTASSKKKDNVWLSFYHIDYYEQRDDRTYVSFHDGTGLYVNTSRQTFDMQYKRTGELIAKLSRPFFFGGNTFPWNHL; this is translated from the coding sequence ATGGTTTATATTATCTCACAGCAGACGAAGGCTATTTTAGCGAAAGACGCATCGTATTATCGCTCACTCATTTTGGAGGTTTCCCGACGGCGACATTCGGTGTACCACCCGGAGAGAATCATTGATAATACGTGCGTGCTAAATGGCGCGACGCTGGAAGGCAGGCGTGGATCGGTAAAGAGGCTGTTGAATGTATGCAGTAAAGTACCTGTACCGGTTATCCAAGAACAAGGCGTTTACATGCTGCCAACAGCCTCGTCCAAGAAAAAAGATAATGTCTGGCTGTCGTTTTATCACATCGATTATTATGAACAGCGTGATGATAGAACATACGTTTCCTTCCATGATGGAACAGGGTTATATGTCAATACATCCCGGCAAACATTCGATATGCAATATAAGCGGACGGGTGAGCTGATTGCCAAGCTGAGCCGCCCGTTTTTCTTTGGAGGAAACACTTTTCCCTGGAATCATTTGTAG
- a CDS encoding nuclease-related domain-containing protein produces MSFLSPTVLKPRCKSHALLAYEALFRQFLPQYRKHESIISEYRKEKAGYDGERNVDYKLSTYPRKDFLVVQGIRLKNPPFYFQIDTLILTRRFICILEIKNQKGTLKYDASLKQMVQEIDGKVISYKDPILQAEAQKTHLREWLAMHGIFNVPIEALVVIAYPSTIIENVQGDPGVYNQIIHREGLHQHLERVGRNHPNHLLTNAQLKKLCRVLADEDTPLQTDILEKHGVSGRHLIRGIPCSKCHTYPMKRLYKNWQCQKCLATKPKAHERVILDHFLLHQPTVTNQECRNLLQIDSPRTAYNIMNTMGLHKSGKNSARVYHAPPLSEFPQDSSFPFNLQNHIAKQSLD; encoded by the coding sequence GTGTCATTTTTGAGTCCAACTGTTTTAAAACCTAGATGTAAATCCCATGCATTATTGGCTTATGAGGCGCTGTTTAGGCAATTTTTACCACAATACCGCAAGCATGAATCCATCATTTCAGAATACAGGAAGGAAAAGGCCGGTTATGATGGTGAACGAAATGTTGACTACAAGCTTTCCACCTACCCGCGAAAAGATTTCCTCGTCGTTCAAGGCATCCGTCTGAAGAATCCACCATTTTACTTCCAAATCGATACGCTTATCCTGACGAGACGATTCATTTGTATCCTTGAAATTAAAAATCAGAAAGGAACGCTTAAATATGATGCAAGTTTAAAGCAGATGGTACAAGAAATAGATGGAAAAGTCATATCTTACAAGGATCCAATTCTGCAAGCGGAAGCACAAAAAACGCACCTGCGGGAATGGCTGGCGATGCACGGAATTTTCAATGTCCCCATCGAGGCGCTTGTCGTCATCGCCTATCCGTCAACAATCATCGAAAACGTCCAGGGTGACCCAGGTGTTTATAATCAAATCATTCATCGTGAAGGCTTGCATCAGCACCTTGAGCGGGTGGGTCGCAACCATCCGAACCATTTGCTCACCAACGCACAACTGAAAAAATTGTGCCGTGTCTTAGCTGACGAGGACACCCCACTACAGACAGACATCTTAGAAAAGCACGGCGTCAGTGGCCGTCATTTGATCAGGGGAATCCCATGCAGCAAATGCCACACCTATCCGATGAAACGATTATATAAAAATTGGCAATGCCAAAAATGCCTTGCTACCAAACCAAAAGCCCACGAACGTGTCATCTTGGATCACTTTCTTCTTCATCAGCCAACTGTCACAAACCAGGAATGCAGAAACCTGCTCCAGATTGATTCCCCAAGAACGGCATACAACATCATGAATACGATGGGGCTTCATAAATCAGGGAAGAATAGTGCAAGAGTATATCATGCACCACCCCTTAGTGAATTTCCGCAAGATTCCAGTTTCCCGTTCAACTTGCAAAACCATATCGCAAAACAAAGCTTGGACTAA
- a CDS encoding ABC transporter ATP-binding protein: protein MTARVLQINHLYKQFAVGKGSVLTAVNDVTFHVNKGETFGLVGESGCGKTTIGRTIMGLYDKTSGEVLYDGRDVHELDNKEQFQFYRTMQMIFQDPYASLNPRSTVKEIIAEPMEVHGMYTSKKKQLDRVIELLEEVGLNRGHAERYPHEFSGGQRQRIGIARALALDPDFIIADEPISALDVSVQAQVVNLLKKLQAEKGLTFLFIAHDLSMVKQISDRIGVMYLGNMVELTSSDSLYENPLHPYTQALLSAIPIPDPDIEDSRERIILDGELPSPVNPPSGCVFRTRCPFAMDICAEQKPAWKEVETDHYVACHLHDKAKA, encoded by the coding sequence ATGACAGCGCGTGTTTTACAAATTAATCATCTATATAAACAATTTGCAGTGGGAAAAGGAAGCGTGCTGACAGCCGTGAATGATGTAACGTTTCATGTTAATAAAGGCGAAACGTTCGGGCTTGTCGGGGAATCGGGCTGCGGGAAAACGACGATCGGCCGCACCATCATGGGCCTATATGATAAAACGTCGGGTGAGGTGCTTTATGATGGCCGGGACGTACACGAATTGGACAATAAGGAACAATTCCAATTCTACCGGACGATGCAAATGATTTTTCAAGACCCATATGCGTCATTGAACCCCCGCTCGACCGTCAAGGAAATTATCGCCGAACCGATGGAAGTTCACGGGATGTATACATCGAAAAAAAAGCAGCTTGACCGCGTTATTGAACTGTTGGAAGAGGTGGGGCTGAATCGTGGTCACGCTGAACGCTATCCACACGAATTCAGCGGTGGACAGCGGCAGCGGATCGGCATTGCCCGGGCACTTGCGCTTGATCCGGATTTTATTATCGCCGACGAACCAATCTCCGCATTGGATGTATCCGTTCAAGCACAAGTTGTCAATCTATTAAAAAAATTGCAGGCGGAAAAAGGGCTCACCTTCTTATTTATCGCCCATGACTTATCCATGGTGAAGCAAATTTCCGACCGAATCGGTGTGATGTATCTAGGCAACATGGTGGAGTTGACCTCAAGTGATTCGCTGTACGAAAACCCGCTGCACCCGTACACCCAGGCACTTTTATCAGCTATCCCGATCCCTGACCCGGATATTGAGGACAGTCGGGAGCGGATCATTCTGGACGGGGAACTGCCGAGTCCGGTCAATCCGCCGAGTGGCTGTGTGTTCCGGACGCGCTGCCCATTTGCGATGGACATTTGCGCGGAACAAAAGCCGGCATGGAAAGAAGTCGAGACAGACCATTACGTGGCCTGCCACCTGCATGATAAAGCAAAGGCGTAA
- the fabZ gene encoding 3-hydroxyacyl-ACP dehydratase FabZ: MDIDQIKETIPHRYPFLLVDKVTEMEEGKRVTAVKNVTANEPYFQGHFPDYPVMPGVLIVEALAQTGAIGVLGMEENQGKIGFLAGLDKCRFKRQVKPGDQLQLEVDIVRVKGSVGKGKGVATVDGEVACEAEITFAIK; this comes from the coding sequence ATGGATATTGACCAGATTAAAGAAACCATTCCACACCGCTATCCCTTTTTGCTTGTCGATAAAGTGACGGAGATGGAAGAAGGCAAGCGTGTGACCGCAGTGAAAAATGTAACGGCAAATGAACCTTATTTTCAAGGGCATTTCCCAGATTATCCGGTGATGCCAGGTGTCCTTATTGTTGAAGCACTTGCACAAACCGGGGCGATTGGCGTACTCGGGATGGAAGAAAACCAAGGAAAAATTGGCTTTCTGGCCGGGCTCGATAAATGCCGCTTCAAGCGTCAAGTTAAACCTGGAGATCAGTTGCAGCTGGAGGTGGACATTGTCCGGGTAAAAGGTTCGGTTGGCAAAGGGAAAGGCGTTGCGACCGTTGATGGCGAGGTGGCCTGTGAAGCAGAGATTACGTTCGCGATAAAATAA
- a CDS encoding AimR family lysis-lysogeny pheromone receptor: MSELTADTLSNAIPNIADVSQVTLEQILLLSRHKYDEKTAQQVARSYCLQSSSDDARKKGMEFLYVNGYDNDLQQLINRNKESENLSTQHWAAVYQLTLDQKQKRYPPNEILRRTNRLQTDEPELQSLIEFIKIIVHYRRNAYGEFGNFLEKQQKLFNKINDPFLLSSFNIRLYQHLFVYYLFRNAAIVARKYAFQALNQMTNPGTQINMHIHLGLSYVYDTYEQGIYHLYKALEIARAEKMDKQAKSIEQRSIPFLSAHFGRFDDITTTDKSEQAHIELAKGNYAKAETILKDVDIDSPFKLYYLGMAKRSKGILLQSYNSFVEKRNDYFFSRLPLNALYKLDMA; encoded by the coding sequence ATGTCCGAGTTAACAGCCGATACCCTGTCCAATGCAATCCCAAACATAGCTGATGTAAGTCAGGTAACCCTTGAGCAAATATTATTGCTGTCGCGGCATAAGTATGACGAGAAGACAGCGCAGCAAGTGGCACGAAGCTACTGTTTGCAGTCCTCCTCGGATGATGCCCGGAAAAAGGGAATGGAATTTTTATACGTGAATGGATATGATAACGATTTGCAGCAATTAATCAATCGGAATAAAGAGTCGGAAAATCTGTCAACTCAACATTGGGCAGCAGTCTATCAGCTTACTCTCGATCAGAAACAAAAGCGCTACCCGCCAAATGAAATACTCAGGCGTACGAACAGACTGCAAACCGATGAACCAGAGCTGCAGTCGTTAATTGAATTCATCAAAATTATTGTTCATTACAGGAGAAACGCATATGGAGAATTTGGTAATTTCCTGGAAAAACAGCAAAAACTATTTAATAAGATAAATGATCCATTTCTTCTATCTTCTTTTAATATCCGGCTATATCAACACTTATTTGTCTACTATTTGTTCCGCAATGCGGCAATCGTAGCACGGAAATATGCATTCCAAGCGTTGAACCAAATGACGAATCCGGGCACACAAATAAATATGCACATCCATTTAGGACTATCGTATGTTTATGACACGTACGAACAAGGTATATACCATTTGTATAAAGCATTGGAAATTGCCCGGGCGGAAAAGATGGACAAGCAAGCTAAATCCATTGAGCAGCGGAGTATCCCATTTCTATCAGCCCACTTTGGAAGATTCGATGACATAACGACGACAGACAAAAGCGAACAGGCACACATCGAACTAGCCAAAGGAAATTATGCTAAAGCAGAAACCATTTTAAAAGACGTTGATATAGACAGTCCGTTCAAATTGTACTACCTAGGTATGGCGAAGCGGAGTAAAGGCATCCTCCTTCAGTCATATAATAGCTTCGTTGAAAAACGAAACGACTATTTTTTCAGTAGATTGCCACTCAATGCACTTTATAAACTAGATATGGCTTGA
- a CDS encoding rod shape-determining protein, giving the protein MFARDIGIDLGTANVLIHVKGKGIVLNEPAVVAMDRNTGRVLEVGEAARRMVGRTPGNIEAIRPLKDGVIADFDVTEAMLKYFINKINVKGFLSKPKMLICCPTNITKVEQKAIKEAAEKSGGKKVYLEEEPKVAAVGAGMEIFQPSGNMIVDIGGGTTDVAVLSMGNIVTAESVKMAGDKFDVEILQFIKKKYKLLIGERTAEDIKINVATVFQDSRHEELDIRGRDMVSGLPRTITVHSEEIEEALRESVALITQGAKQVLERTPPELSADIIDRGVTLTGGGALLHGIDRLLAEELKVPVFLADEPMNCVAKGTGIMLENVDKVERKKIV; this is encoded by the coding sequence ATGTTTGCTAGGGATATCGGGATCGACCTTGGGACGGCCAATGTGTTGATTCATGTGAAAGGAAAAGGAATTGTTTTGAACGAGCCGGCTGTTGTGGCAATGGATCGCAATACCGGTCGTGTGCTGGAAGTCGGAGAAGCAGCACGCCGCATGGTCGGACGAACACCTGGAAATATAGAAGCGATCCGCCCGTTAAAGGATGGGGTGATTGCTGACTTTGATGTGACTGAAGCGATGCTAAAATATTTTATTAATAAAATAAATGTGAAGGGATTCCTGTCGAAGCCAAAAATGCTGATTTGTTGCCCGACAAACATTACGAAGGTCGAGCAAAAGGCGATTAAGGAAGCGGCAGAGAAATCCGGTGGCAAGAAGGTTTATCTGGAGGAAGAACCAAAAGTTGCAGCGGTTGGTGCCGGGATGGAGATTTTCCAGCCGAGCGGTAACATGATTGTTGACATCGGTGGAGGAACGACAGATGTAGCCGTTTTATCGATGGGCAATATTGTTACAGCGGAATCGGTCAAAATGGCTGGGGATAAATTTGATGTTGAAATTCTACAGTTTATTAAGAAGAAATATAAATTGCTGATTGGGGAACGGACAGCTGAAGATATAAAAATTAATGTAGCGACCGTTTTCCAAGATTCCCGCCACGAGGAGCTGGATATTCGCGGCCGAGATATGGTTAGCGGGTTGCCGCGGACGATCACTGTTCACTCGGAGGAAATTGAAGAAGCCTTGCGTGAGTCGGTAGCACTGATTACACAGGGTGCCAAGCAGGTGCTGGAGCGTACACCGCCGGAATTGTCTGCTGACATCATTGATCGCGGGGTTACGCTGACCGGTGGCGGCGCGCTCTTGCACGGTATAGACCGACTTCTGGCTGAGGAATTGAAAGTACCTGTATTCTTGGCAGACGAACCGATGAACTGTGTTGCCAAGGGAACGGGCATCATGCTGGAAAATGTCGATAAAGTCGAACGGAAAAAAATCGTGTAA
- a CDS encoding M23 family metallopeptidase codes for MTEENKTPKNKWSRILRKKWFFPAVYLTVAALLLSLVVWYQNLDNQMNQSQEEPDTEDYTPVEHDREAKPVMDQQEIIQRPVENMDQAEIVTKYYDYDADQKEQENALVVFNNRYYQSTGIDIAADDGETFDVQASLSGKVTEVKEDPLMGNKVTLTHENGVTTHYASLGKVNVSAEDQVEQGDVLGTAGESLFGKDNGTHVHFEIRKDEEAVNPETFFNQPVSALDEVMTDDEKSEEEEENTDSDKNEKNAESDDSKKSEESSKEENESDKSDESSDQSDKTDKEEPSNDEEKTEKPDAEGENPTDSPSTSDNQ; via the coding sequence ATGACAGAAGAAAACAAAACTCCAAAAAATAAGTGGAGTCGCATTTTACGCAAGAAGTGGTTTTTTCCAGCAGTGTATTTGACGGTTGCTGCATTGCTCCTGTCGTTGGTGGTCTGGTACCAGAACCTTGACAATCAGATGAATCAAAGCCAGGAAGAACCAGATACGGAAGATTATACACCGGTTGAACATGACCGGGAAGCAAAGCCTGTCATGGATCAGCAGGAAATCATCCAGAGGCCTGTTGAGAACATGGATCAAGCAGAAATCGTAACTAAATACTATGACTACGACGCAGATCAAAAAGAGCAGGAGAATGCCCTTGTTGTCTTTAACAATCGCTACTATCAAAGCACCGGTATTGACATCGCTGCTGATGATGGGGAAACATTTGATGTACAAGCGTCGTTAAGTGGTAAAGTTACAGAAGTCAAGGAAGACCCACTCATGGGCAATAAGGTGACACTGACACATGAAAATGGTGTAACAACGCATTATGCAAGTCTCGGCAAGGTGAACGTTTCTGCTGAGGATCAAGTGGAACAAGGCGATGTGCTTGGTACCGCCGGAGAGAGCCTATTCGGCAAAGACAATGGCACCCATGTTCATTTTGAAATTAGAAAAGATGAAGAAGCCGTTAATCCGGAAACATTCTTCAACCAGCCGGTCAGTGCACTGGATGAGGTCATGACTGACGATGAAAAGTCCGAAGAGGAAGAGGAAAACACCGATTCTGACAAAAACGAAAAGAATGCAGAATCAGACGACAGCAAGAAATCAGAAGAATCTTCTAAGGAAGAGAATGAATCCGATAAGTCCGATGAATCATCCGACCAATCCGATAAAACCGATAAAGAAGAACCATCAAACGACGAGGAAAAAACCGAAAAGCCAGATGCAGAAGGTGAAAATCCAACCGATTCACCTTCCACATCAGACAACCAATAA
- the spoIID gene encoding stage II sporulation protein D: protein MKKKPIIPKTLKKKRPKSLAKRDKLQLLQKNKKPLWLSKASGRWKIPVLLFLTSLLMVILILPTAVVLPFMSSGGAEGKAVERSAAGVEVALGESPFSVEVARASTDEVEDVPLETYVSRVVASETPAEFDMEALKAQALAARTYIVNRLLHQDNSDKPDVTDTTSDQVYHNEEELRKTMGSDYNKEMKKIKKAVAATKGEILTYKDQPITPAYFSTSNGYTENSEDYWKNEVPYLRSVKSPWDKDTPKFLDQQIFTLREVEKQLKTDLPDIKKLTMEIARTDSNRVSQLNIGGKTYTGRDVREALGLRSTDFTIEKKNNHLIFTTKGYGHGIGMSQYGANGMAKEGKTYKEIVQHYYQGIDISTVNDAVPTLVAK, encoded by the coding sequence ATGAAGAAAAAACCAATCATCCCGAAAACCTTGAAAAAAAAGCGACCCAAAAGCCTGGCGAAACGTGACAAATTACAATTACTTCAGAAGAACAAAAAACCGCTTTGGCTTAGTAAAGCGTCCGGACGATGGAAAATCCCCGTCCTTCTGTTCCTGACAAGTTTGCTTATGGTCATATTAATCCTTCCAACCGCCGTCGTTCTCCCATTCATGTCCAGCGGGGGTGCAGAGGGAAAAGCAGTGGAAAGAAGTGCTGCCGGTGTAGAAGTCGCACTTGGGGAGTCGCCGTTTTCCGTTGAAGTCGCACGGGCAAGCACCGATGAAGTGGAAGATGTTCCATTGGAGACATATGTTTCCCGTGTTGTCGCCTCCGAGACCCCGGCGGAATTCGACATGGAGGCGCTGAAAGCACAAGCCTTGGCCGCCAGAACATACATCGTTAATCGCCTGTTGCATCAGGACAATTCAGATAAACCGGATGTCACTGATACGACAAGTGATCAAGTCTATCATAATGAAGAAGAATTACGGAAAACGATGGGAAGTGATTACAACAAAGAAATGAAAAAAATCAAAAAGGCAGTCGCAGCAACGAAAGGGGAAATTTTGACCTATAAGGACCAACCAATCACACCGGCCTATTTTTCCACAAGCAATGGCTATACCGAAAACTCAGAAGACTATTGGAAAAATGAGGTGCCTTACTTACGCAGTGTGAAAAGCCCGTGGGACAAAGACACACCGAAATTTTTAGATCAGCAAATATTTACACTTCGGGAAGTGGAAAAACAGCTGAAAACGGATCTGCCGGACATCAAAAAACTCACTATGGAAATTGCCCGGACTGATAGTAACCGCGTCAGCCAGCTGAACATTGGCGGCAAAACATATACAGGTAGAGACGTGCGTGAGGCATTGGGACTGCGCTCCACCGACTTCACCATTGAAAAGAAAAACAACCACCTGATCTTCACCACGAAAGGATATGGGCACGGCATCGGCATGAGCCAATACGGCGCAAACGGTATGGCCAAAGAAGGGAAAACTTATAAAGAAATTGTCCAACACTACTACCAAGGAATCGACATCAGCACCGTCAACGACGCCGTTCCGACCCTTGTTGCCAAATAA